Part of the Acropora palmata chromosome 10, jaAcrPala1.3, whole genome shotgun sequence genome, GAGATTTAAATGGTGGCCTCTGTACATGTAATCAACTGTATGCACCAAATTAGAATTATTCTTCCTTAGGAGGGAAGCTGTTTCCTCCAACTTCCTTTTCAAGTCACATCCAAGAGCAATACTTTCGACACCCAGTTTTATTTTCCATCCAAAGGAAaacttctttttcaatttcaactgGCCGTGGATGGATAAGCAAGAATTTAGAAGACTGCATCTTTTAATCGGTGGGATGCCTAGAATTTACACAATTCCACATTGTTTTGTATCATTATTAGTTTTGGttcattaaataaaataatacccATATATTATTGTAGACCATTTCAGGCAGATCACCAATGTTGACACAAATACTCAGGAAATCATTGCtaagaaaaatggcaaacacCATAGAGAGCCACGTACCGACCAAAGTACCCTGCTTAATTTGACTCATGACTGAGAAAACTAAGACAAGGAAGCACTTGTGTCAGTGAAaaggaaatcatcttaattgttatgataagacaaatattaataCAGTGCTAATCACACATTTTATTTCGTTCTCACTAAGAAGAGTTTAGAGTATTTAGCAAGGCTAAATAGACTTGTTCTGAGGGtaaaaattattgacaataaCTATATTGTACAGAAAAGACAGGGATGTGAAATTTGTCAGTGAAACATTGATCAAACTATACTTCAGATGTAAAATGTACTATCAAGCTGGACATTGGTATGATTTTCTTctaaatcaaataaattatatcacaatatgaaacaaatacaaaacaaatgttgAGGGTgggaaacacaaaaagaagtcacaacaataacattattattactaataacCCTTACTAGTCATACCAGCTGTCCTTCACCTCAATTCACTTAAAGGAGAGGTACTAAGTTAGATACAGATGAAAATGGTCTAGAACATGCATGCTTcctacaataatattattctggGGCATGCCAATATTTAACAGGCATTGACGacgaaaataaaagaaaatccaGGTTGGCAGAAAAATACCATACTTTGCTGGGACCTCTGGTCCCATGTGTTGAACAATGCATTAAAACTACAAACGTAAACCAAACATATTCTTGTATCAATATCTAGTATATTCTCAATGTAGGACAATCTTTGAAATACCATTCATTTAAGTAAAAAAGGAGGCAGATTGGAGATGTGTGCATAAATGAAAGCACGATGTCCACTTTGCCAAAACATTTGGGGAATCAATGGCCCCTTAAAGTTGCTTCTTGGCTgtaattttgcttcattttcttaaaattgtGCAAACTTGAAATATTTAGTTTGCTTTCCTTTTACACACAAGTCCATCGAGGTCTGTAATTCTAGatttgaaaaaacaatgttGAAATCCACTGAGGCAAATACATACTAGTCACAACAAAGTAAGAAAAAGCTGAGTTGTTCAAAGAATAGTTAACATTTTAGTGATTGTTTCGTAGAAGTGATGCAGAATTTAAACCAATAGGTTGTTGTCAAAAGTAATCCTAACTAGTGCTAACCATTGTTAAGAAACTTAACGTGGTTCCAAGAACACATACAGTATTAAGTTTAGGCAAATAAGAGCAAACTTAATGATTACAGatagtataattattataatgaaattaaacaTTCTGTCAGGTTTTCCCCATGTATTCTGTACCACAATCACAGAATAAATGTTTGGAACAAAGTGAGATTAAACTTTCAGGTTTGACAAAAACTTGATCCACAACTATGACCAGGACTGCTAAATTTTGATATATGTCATGATGAGTCCTGCTTAGTCCAAGCCTAAAATACCTAATTGTAACATTAAGATTAGAGTAAGATTACtgattttgtcttcttatggaTTATAGTCATGGGAGGACACTTagtgatattaataatttattatctgTACTCCTCATCTCAACCATGCTAGTTGTTCCAGAATGAGAGGAAACACTTTGTAACACTTATTGGAATTAGCATGTCTCTATTTACTGGCAATCCTGGGCATAGTATTATCTGGAGTGATGATAGAATGCCCTCACCTTCCCCCCACTGCAAAATGTAAGTACGGTTGCCATTCCAATCCACTGATCCATGAATCTCTTTAAGAGGGAGACCCACAAGTAGTAGCATGGACATAATATTTAACTATACTTGCTGCAGACACCAATATGTTTTGCAATGGTTCACGTCTCAAATAAGTTATACAATGACACTCTGACGACAATATCAACATCACTTAATActtaacaagaaaacaatttgtaCTGCATGGGCCTCATTTGTAAAACCTACAAAATGtgtcaataaaattatgatACTAAAActgcataaaaaaattacttaaCAAGCCTTGTTTCCTTAAAACATAGtcttattataattatatccACAAGATAGAAATGAATGAGAAAGAAAGAGTTAAAACAATGATCTTGATTAAGAAATAGTGGAAAGAAGTCTTGATTGATAAGTTTCTCTGAAGCCACATTTGTTTCTCTGGCTTTCATGCTATGACCTAGGAAGAGAAATACAGCAGTGAGGAAAGAAAACGTAAGGAATGGGCAAAATGGGTCTTCAGACAGAGGAAGGCACGGAAAGATTAATAATTAGGGGAAAGGTTTTGATTGCTTTTTCCCTTTAGCTGGGCTGTAATGATACAACTTCTGTATTTTGGAAGCAGGGTTGGCAATAGTGACAAAAGCACTTGGCTTTGCTTCAGTGTGTTCCAGGTACAATTTAGGGAACTTGGATATCAATTTCTCATCCTGAAAGTAGAGGGAGATTTGGACCACAGAACTTACCTACCCCACTGCAAGTTATTTATTACTATTGTAAGTTGTAGTCCTCTCCGTTTTAGCATTTTTTCCTCTCCTCAACCCTTTCTCATTATACACAAAAATACATAACCCTGTTCTGCAGGACATGTGTCATGTAAGACAAGGCTATTGGTCCagagaagttttttttttattcaagcACTCTGTTTTCTCACCTCACCAAAACCTTATGCTtgaattcatttattttgtcattGGTCTACTCTTCAGTTTTCTCAATTACTACTTACATTATGCTTTAAacagaattgaaaagaaaggttGTGATGATCaaaatgagagaaaaacaTTGCACCTACAGAACATCTCTCACAAGAAAGGAAAGCAGGGATTTAGCTAGGGGAACTAGCAGCTGGCTCAGAAATCCAGTTGGTTACTTATTTTGAACAGTTAAACACAATAAATTCCCATCAACTAGACATTTTGGATCAATCTAAGGGAACAAAAATGTCTTGTTCAGTCAGAGAAATTGGCTGGATGCAAGCTCTCAGAGACACACCAGCAAGGACCCAACAAACTAATGTAACTCAACTAACTGCAAGCCTgggaatagaccattttacagtttcttgcttagttgcctggcctttgaatgaaagtgaggctcgAGGTGACCttcttttgatagaaacctccctgcttttctcatgttaatgatgctgttcttaTGCTAATTAGTGGGAATTTGCATATGGAAAGcagtaaggtttctatcaaaagaaggtcaactccagcctcactatcattcaaaggccaggcaactaagcaaacaactgtaaaagTGTCTATTGAAGCCACAACACACTGGTGGGAGGCAATGTTTAGCAGCACTACAGTGGTAGTCCAGTTTTCTATGATCTCTACCTCAGCTTACCTTCCTTACAGTTTCTTTAATAAAATCCTTCCTAGATGTAAGATCGTGATCAGGAAACATGTCATaaacctaaaaataaacaaatgaaattgacaaatttaaaacaaccaacaaataaaaaaaatatgtctaaaataattaacaaattaaTGCTCTTCCTACATTGCATTATTTTCTAAGGGTATTGTGGTTTAATAAGATAAGCTAACTTGAGTTGTCTTTTAAGAATATGTTAAGAAGTTCATcctaaaaggaaaacacagcCAATCTCTACATAAATCAATAGTAGCGCAGTGTATGCCTTGTATGGGCGATTAATTTAAGCCTTTGACAGAGGATGACTTCCTTTCACCTGGTGAAAGTCCTTGTCTCCACACATACAGTACTCATATGTGACCCCACTTACTTGCTTGCACACACTCTTCATTGTAACCTTTTCAAGATCTGCACCATCTAAAAGATCCTTCACAATGTTTTCAAGGTCACTGTTCTGCAGTAAAAGGAAACACAAAGAATTTTCACATAACAAAACACCCAATGTCTCAGAGTGTTGGTTatattttgagaaaaacaagCAATCTTAACTTAAGATTCAAAGTACTGTATTTTGCTTACTGTTGGAGgctcctttcttgtctttttagCGAGAGGTTCCTCGTCTGATGAATCCTCTTCTGCAGGAGCTGGTTTATCTAGAATCAAATGAGAAATAGTCATTAGGGAGGCCACAAGAGCAGTTGACAACCATTTTGAGAAACACCTTAGGAACAAACTCAATAGAAGAATCAAAGATTGTTTTTTCTACTCGAGACATAGTCATTGAGAATAGAatctcgattctcgattcaTGCGAGGATCGAGAatcaacttacttttgaacggTACTGTAACTTGGGAATTAATCTTTTTAGCACGACAACTTACCCTTAAAAACTACTTAGATCATTCAAGTATCAGTGCTAGATGGCCAACTTTAAATACATACTCTCTAGAAGCTAACCTTTCATACTTATGCTGGGACCTCCCTTCTTAATAATCAccatttttaatactacaTATACGCATGCACCTGTAGTAAAGATGAATCTTTGTGACACATACCCTTTTTAGGTGTCTTCTTTGACGACAGTTTTTTCAATGGTGTTATTTTAACAGTGACaggttctttcttttttggtgtttttgatttttcatctgttttctttgcttttgctttctctttacttttgcctttttctttaCTCTTCTCTTTTACAGTTTTagcttcttttcctttctttggtgacgattctttcttttttggtgtCATCTCTGTCTTTTTTGGCGTCGCttctgtcttctttttcttctttgcagGCTAAAATTGAGTCAACACTTTTTGTCACTTGTCTTCTGGTCTGCTCATAGGTGGCTTTCAAACTTTtgcaaggaataataatattaagtaagctatgatctttgcagttatgaatgcaatttatgcaattgcgtatatagaagcctgaaaaagtcaggacttcaacggcgtttgcattcataactgtgaagatcatagcttacttgatttcacacccacagttcaataattatatgaattatttcatatatcactacacattcattcctcacaggctcattagaacccacaaatgaccagctcccaacgtcagtggcttcattgctcagttggttagagcgtcgcaccagtatcgcgaggtcatgggttcaaaccccgttgcattcataactgcgaagatcatcgCTTACTAGATTTcacatccacagttcaatatatgaattattttaaacatcactacacaataataatattggcTTTGATTTGTATAAATTTTCCTCCCCTTCACTTGAGTAAAGAACAAGCACTCGTTCTTATGGGAATCAATAAATGTGAACAAAGGAACTCATCTGATGTTTTTGAAGTACTTTCATGCAACTCAAATTCCCACAATccaattatgaaaaaaagtcaactacttattttacttattcaaatcccaccctggtcagagttttcctctgtccttgtgtgggcccatttccatctgtagggctaacgctcacatggtatatgggttgaaacatcagcactttacctcacattctatcactccCATTCATTCTttatataagtgctacacggccatgcgttgctaatgcaacgtaacctttccttgtatctacatattcattgccATTGCCATGccattaacatcttcatttcccacgacctgctcccgtctgaccttgtagctcagtctgtggagcagcggtgatcaaactcgaaggtcgtgggttcaaatcccaccctggtcagagttttcctctgtccttgtgtgggcccatttccatctgtagggctaacgctcacatggtatatgggttgaaacatcagcactttacatcacattctatccCTCCCATTCATTCTTAATacaagtgctacacggccatgcgttgctaatgcaacgtaacctttccttgtatctacTTATTTAACTCATTGTCAATAGCTGAGCTTGGGAAGTCATTGCATCAAAGGTTGGTAGGGGCCCAATGAAAACACACGACACAGCAGAGAAGTTACATGGCAACTTTGTGAGCCAGAGCCACCATCCAGCACCTTCACACCAAAGGAACTTCAGTGGATTTGCTTACCTAACCCAGAACCTACCTTGGCACAACTCCTATGATGGGCAGGAAGGGCTTGGCACTAGATTTGCAAAATCAgcaaccaaagcagtgatccaGAAAGATCAGCAGGGAAAGCAACTGCAAATATGTATGTGACTAAAGCTTGCACGCAAGCACATGGAAACAAGCCCTTATAACCAACCCCCAGGTCATAATTAAATTTGTTGCCATAACAATCACACAAATGTTGCACATGGGAATGTTTCTGAGGGATGATGAGGCTatgaattataattttttatttagtcaattggaaaataaatcACTGGTAGTTTTTAAATCACACTCACAGTCTTGATTTCCTCCTCTTGTTGTTGTTCCTCTTCGCTatcttcttcatcatcatcatcttcatctcCTTCCTCTCCACTCTCAATGGTTTCTGATGTCTataaattttacaataaaaaaatcagttGATTTGCAATAGTTCTCGTATCAAATAATTAAGGAGTACTGTACAACCTCCAGCTAGGGACAAAGCCAATTTTCTGTTCACTGAAATTAAGCTCTGTTGGGTGGGGttgaaaactggaaaattaAGCCCAGCAGGACTTCATTTGGAGTCGGCCTGATGTGGTGGTCATCTTTGAAAAGGCTTAACTGCCGAATACCCCTccactgatttgcataacaatagtttctattgtattttgactcgttcttcaaagaatgccgctaaattcaaacaatagtggaggggtattcagcagttactCCTTTGAACCTTCCACCTCTAACATCACCTGGGTTGACTTTCCGTTGACCTCAACCACACTCAAGGGTTTAATCCAGCTACTCTGGATTTCTCTCTTGTTAAAATTGACTTCTACCAGTATAGCCAACATTAAGAGGGCCACATGTTTATAAGCTCTTTACTTCAGTCTTTCCTCCTTGCATTACTAGGGAGTTTTACCAATGACAATGGCAATGCCAAGGAAAACATCACTTGAGAATAATAGAATTGGGCAATATTTGTTCTGTAATTTTGACAAAGCACACCAATGGACTTGAAGGAACACTGTTGACctacagtaccgctcaaagGTATACAGGGAGATGTAACTGTTTTTCAGAACTCACAATTAATTGCTAAATCTAAGACACGATTTCTTGATAGAAACGTTTTCTCTATGAGTGCCAGTTTTGCCGCATCGAAGCGTGGTAAGATGGAAGTCTAAATACTGAAATCGGCTCGCTATGTAGTGGGTACTCTATAAGTTGTGTTCCCTTTCAAAGGTAATAACAAAAGGCCAATTGAGATCGCGCAAGAGCCCAACTTAGTGAACTTGCAGTTTCTTCTTCGTCGCGCGCTACGCGATTCCTGTAGCACGCGATGCGATTCCTATAGCACGCGACGCGATTCCTGTAGCGTGCGACGCGATTCGCGTAGCGCGTGACGGTGGTAACTTACAtttgagcggtactgtagCATATAAGATTCACTGTCGTATGTTGGTATTGTTGTCAAAACTGTAAATAAGTCAATTTGATGTTGctgttttcaaaatgacaGCACTGAATATTATTCTAAGTACATGTATTGTTGTTTGTACAGCaccattatttttcctcatatgtccaatcaaattttaatttgtggcaCTGTCATTGCCATTGATGCTTAAGCTGCTGGTTTGTACATGTGCACCATTATTTAGGTTTATTCATTGCAATTATTGAAACAGTATATGACTTACCTTTGCTgactttttactttttggtGCATCtggaaagaaggaaaattacaatgaaaaacagaaagcacTTTATAAATGCAACAAAACCAGGTTGCTGGTATATATGTTACTAATCTAAACCTTGAATATCTTTTTCACAATGTACAGTAccgttcaaaagtaagttgacagtctGTTGCGAGTCTCGATTCTtgactcgattctcgattctcgattccTGCGAGAATCAAGTAACGAGAATCGAGAACCTTTCATTGAGAATCGAGAACCTGTTATCGAGAACTTTTAATCGAGAATCAAGTCGAGGATCGAGTCTGAAAGCAAAGATTCTCCTATGACTGATTTCTCGATAATTTTACGTTGAGTGAGCAAAACGAACCGCAAGCGGCTACACCAGTGTTGCGCGAGTGGGTATATGCTTCAGAGCGAGAAAAGAGCAAGTTAATCGGTGAAAAGTGTGTCTTAAAGTATTTCCTTTAATACACTTTCAAATGCCTGCTccaaatgcagaaaaaaatatattcactTCTGTATGTTTGCGTTCTCGACAATTTGAACTCGATCGGGCAAAACGGATCGCAAGCAACCATACGAGTGCTGCGGGTGCGCGAGTGGCTGTTTTCTTCGAAGCGATACAAGAGCGAAAAATGTCAACTTCACTGACTTTATCTTCGCCGAGAagatttaaataagaaaacgaGCAATGTAAAATACATAGTGTTGAAACCTGATACGTGCATTTTGTGGCGTGGAAATGAACCTTTTGTCGCCTACAATAGAGCAAGTGGCAGACACAGGGACGATTTTATCCTTCGATATCGTAAATGTATCTTTTCAAAGGCCTCGAGATTTTTATTCGAATCAAACCTTTATGgtcaaaacttttattttaattgttggcTCCTGAGGGAGCCGTTTGTGTGCCTGGTTTTCTTCATCTTTTCACTTTCCTGAGGCCTTGCCTTCGCGTGCGACTACCAATGGCAGAACTGTATGCAGATGACCGATGTATGTGCAGGAATTCAAAACCCGAAAAcagttcaatattttttaaagagTAGAAGAATTTACACCATTCACCTTTACATCTACGTATCGTATCCGTTCAACGTTTACTTTCTAGCGCGAAGAAAGctcttggttttgtttgttttggcatAAATTCACAGCGACTGATAAAATGCAATACTTCACAAACCATCTAAAGTTGTTTCATCAGAGGCGATAATGATACCTATCAGACGATAGCTAAGACCTTTACAAAGGGCGATTCTCGCAGAAATAAAGGAGGTGTATAGTGTTCAAACTTTCAGAGAGGCCGTTCCAGAATTTGAGTGTCGAGAGACGATAATTGCTCAAAACTCACATTGCGGTTTGGTGAGTCTCGCAGAAATCGAGTACGAGAATTGAGACGCACTTCTCGAGAATCAAGACGCACttatcgagaatcgagacgcACTCATCGAGAATTGAGACGTAGTCATCGCGAATCGAGTCTCGATTCtcgactcgattctcgattctcgattcaTGCAGGGATCGAGAATCGAGtgtcaacttacttttgaacggTACTGTAGTTACCAACCAAGATGTGTATAATGagcttttcattttaaacacTTCCTCTACCATCTTGCTACAACTGTATGTAGGTTTAGTTTGTGAAGTAACTTTCACTTTCAGTGACCTACAGTAATACCATTTTTGGAGGGTTTACCTTGCTGTAAAAACCTTTAATATTTTGTCTTGGTTTCGTCAGCTCCAACTGTGATCTGGTTATTCTTTCACCATCACttggttgttttgatttttttttcttcatcccTGAATTTGATAGCTTCTTCCACTGCAGatgagccttttttttttttcacttgaaaatatttccCCTATTGCATACAAATGTACGtacactgtttttattttattttttttccacgcaCCTTTATTACTtgatctttttctctttttctgttCACTCTTCTTTGCCTTTGGTTGAGGAGCTGGctgttaaaacatcaaaacaccttagcattaattttcataCTTCTTGTAACATGTAAGGTAAAGCCATATGAATAATACATCAAGAAAGTGCACAAGTGTctgacaacaaaaatattaataacaaaCACTACAGCAAAAAGTAATAACTGAATATGTTACTACTTGCAAGCTTGAAGATGTGTTCCATGTGTGATTCAATTTGTGTTAAGTGTTCAAAGCATGAGGGCCATAACAATGTCATAATTTACAGTGGatatataaattattgttttaactATATGCAAAAGATACACTTTAGTGGGTAGTATTGTGAAGTACATTCTACTACATTGTCCAATCAAAGGGATTTCTCTGACCTTTGTCTACCTTGATTTTCATTCAAGCCCTTACCAAAGACAAAAGTGACTAACCCAGGCACCTTTACTGCCAAACATACTGTATTGAAACCCTGACAATCATTATTTCATGACTATCTGAGATGATAATAGAATACAGTAACACATTTTTATGAAACTTGCTTTTAAAAAGACAGACAAATACTTACTCTACCAGAGGACTTTGGTGACATAAGAAAATCCATAACTTTTTCCTGCAGATCATTCTAAGGGAAAAGAGATACTGTATCAAAACAACATTTACATTTTAGTGCTTTCAGCATTCAAGGGAAAATTATTTATGGTAGCATGACTGTTTTTTTTGACCAGCTCAAGAAACTGTCTCCAGCGTCCACCATACAAGGCAGCTTAACTGGAGATAAAACCAAGAGATTACAGGCTGAAGTCAGTCTGAACTCTGGCAACAATATTGTATTATATAATGTGACAGATGAACTGACTGTAGAGTTCTAGCAAGGCCACAATGAAAGGGTATTGAAGAGCCTGCCATTTTCTGGTTCATCCTTTCATTTCACAGAAGTGTGATTCTTCATTCTAATGTAATGGTTTTGGTGTAATAGCCCATTTCTCAAAAGATTCAAGATTCTCCAAAGTTTCAAAGTAAGTCCATGAGCAAAACTACTAAGTGTAAACAACTGCACTTTTAcgcagataaaaaaaatgagacaattatTTTACATTCAATGTGAATGAGTTTGAAATGGAAGCAATCAGCAGCTTTTGCCTTAGTTACACAGCAATACATAATTCTTAAACACACccgttttcctttcttttctagGTCAAAAATTTCACATAGCCTTTTCAATCCATCATTGGTAaatctgaaggaaaaaaaaaacagtcaacAACTGTTGGAGCCAGGAAAAATTAAGCCAAAGTTCGGATCAAGAAAAGAGCAATGTTGACATTCAAGCCTCACAAAGGCACAGAATAAAGCTGCattctttctttccttatAGAATCACAAAAATTCATCACTTTTTACTCTCCCCTACCCAAGGGCAAAAATAATAACGCAATTCATTACCTTTCCACGTTAAATTTCTTAGCTTCATATTCTTTGGAATCCTGTttggttacaaaaaaaaagtacacttTTGATACAAATTCCTTTTTCCTTAAAAGAATAAGTGAAATattaaagaagaaaagcaaaaatgtcAGTACTAAAAAAGAGTTAGTAATTGTCTGAGGAACACTTGTAAGGTAAGATGAAGGACtgtaataatgattattgtaCAGACTGTAAACACTGTCTTGCACTTCAATCTTGCCTTGATttaaaaagatcatctgggtgattggagtcctgagaaggactgctgTTGAAGGAAGCCATCTTCTGAGTGAAGtaatgtgattggtcaatcacatcatgcatttaccaataccaacggctactctatctattggtCAATCAAATcactcaccagggtttttgagttttcaactgactaaaactatcacttgactctgaagatggcttctgcacaggtagtcaaaacatcagtcacaaacaacagtccctctcaggactccaatcacctagatgatctttttcaatcaaggtatgttactcctgggttcaaaccattttctcaaATACAATCTTGGATACCTCATTACAGTTTACTATGCCAATGCTCTTCCACCAATAACTAAAAACTGTTTCATGGTCAAAAAATCAGTCCTCTAAGGCCTTACCTTCTCAAAAGCAAATCCATTAAATTTCCTaatattctttttaatttctggTGCCTAATGAAAAGATGGTAAAAGGAAAAGACAATTACTGCTTAAACAACTGAAGTATTaatgtcaacaaaaacaactttcCTTGTCCCTTAATTAGAACATAAATTATGAGGATAAAACTAGGATGAAATTATTTACATGATCTGAATTCATTCGGCCTACTGTACAATTGGAAATGCCCAACTTACCCGTCCATCTCTGCCAAATAGGAGCTTATGGAGTGGCTTCAGCTCTATAGCAGTTGACCTTCCAAGCTCATAATTTGCtggaacaaaagaaagaaaaattgctaacGTTAGGTACACACCAAGAAAGTAAATGAAACCTACACGAGAACTACAAAGGCCCACAAATTAAATGCTTGTCCAGGTTTCTGTAGCTTCAGGCCAACTCGGAGTATTGCTTCTCCTCAGCAAAGTGGTCTCTCACAGCGTTACCCCAGAACCATAAATCATAACAACTGCTAAGATCACGAGTGGGTTACAGTGTAATTATTCTTAAATTTACGAACAAACCCATGATTATAATCTTTCGGGCTTTTGAATGCctggactttttttttgtttgtcacatttatttttttcatgaacacATCCCATTTAGTTACAAAAGTGTGCAACTCATATGAgtgtttgtatttttcaagAGCAAAAGATACTAATTTACAGCCAGCAGTCAAACTTTGACTGTACAACACTTTATCTCTAAAATAGTAACTATTAGATTAAAAGTGCCACTACAAAACTCTGCATAAAGGGCAAGCTGGTGACATAATCTTTCCTTGCTTTCCTTTTAGGTGGAGGGTAGGGGAAAACATTAACTCCAGAAGGATTACTACTTACTCCTTTCCATGGTTCCCAGAGATTCTCCTTTTCCCTGCAGAAGCCAAATAATAGATCAACAAgttaaaaaattttaataaaattaatataaattattagttTCGAACagacttcaatttttttaatttattaattaattaaatttataaattaaatttattaattttgaaacagaCTCTGTATGGAACACATGAGTGAGTAGCAAGCCTGCATGGAATTGGGGCTGGATATTCAGCCACCATGCCACACTT contains:
- the LOC141894700 gene encoding protein DEK-like, which translates into the protein MANKGEAAKVEDAKSEAKEVTKDAKKDNAKVDDSKEDTKNGKRDEDEESSDDEEYPGLYDKPVVIEGKRERKTPVFLASQTAPQTMTIPKSLTFEGKGESLGTMERTNYELGRSTAIELKPLHKLLFGRDGRAPEIKKNIRKFNGFAFEKDSKEYEAKKFNVERFTNDGLKRLCEIFDLEKKGKRNDLQEKVMDFLMSPKSSGRPAPQPKAKKSEQKKRKRSSNKDAPKSKKSAKTSETIESGEEGDEDDDDEEDSEEEQQQEEEIKTPAKKKKKTEATPKKTEMTPKKKESSPKKGKEAKTVKEKSKEKGKSKEKAKAKKTDEKSKTPKKKEPVTVKITPLKKLSSKKTPKKDKPAPAEEDSSDEEPLAKKTRKEPPTNSDLENIVKDLLDGADLEKVTMKSVCKQVYDMFPDHDLTSRKDFIKETVRKVIA